CGAGAAGAGGCACAGAAGCTGATGCGTGAGCATAATCCAGGTGTGATTCCGCGTAACCATAGGGTGGAGGAAGCACTTGAGGCTGCAGTAAATGGTGACTTGAGCGTCATGGTGAAATTGCTTGAAGTCCTTGCCAATCCATATGAGCATTCAGCTGAACAGGCTGAATTCTGCAAGCCAGCATCACCAGCGGCAAGACCTTACCGGACATTTTGCGGTACTTAAATCTTGCCGTCATGATGGACAAAAGCACGAGGGAATCGAGAAAAAGTGTCCGTCACCCGAGGTCAGCGACGGACTTCACCAAACAAGGAAAGGCAGTCCCAGCGTTGGGACTGCCTTTGACTTATTTACCTTGCACTGCGGCGGGTTCTTTGTCTTTTTCAAAGAAAAGAATCAATGCTGGCAGCAGCATGCCGCGGACGAGGAAGGTGTCGATCAGAATGCCAACTGCGACGATGAAGCCGAAAACGAACAGGTCGGCGATTGGCATGGTTGTCAGGGCTGCAAAGGTTGCGGCCAGGATGACACCTGCTGATGAAATGACGCCGCCGGTGTTGCGGATCGCGATTTCAAGGGCTTCCTTGACTTTGTGTGACTTACGTTCTTCGATGAACCGGGAGGCGAGGATGATGTTATAATCGATTCCCAAAGCCACCAGGAAGATGAAGGCGTAGACTGGAACGCGCGAGCTTAGTGCTTCGAAGCCGAATAAGACGTCGACTAGGAAGATTCCCAGCCCCAGCGCAGACAGGTAGGACAGCAAAATTGTTCCCATCATGTAGATGGACATTTTGACTGCACGAGTGAGTGCGTATAACAGGATCAGAATCAATACCGTTTCGAGCAGGACGATTTTTACGATATCACGGTTATTGATTTCTCGTTCGTCTAAAAGCTTTGCGGTGACTCCGCTGTAATAAGCTTCTCCATCAATCGATAGCTCCTCCAATAACTCTGGAGTTTCCGAGCGCAAATCCCCGATAAAATCAATCGCTCTTGTGGAGTAGGGATTCATTGATAATGCTACGCTCAGTTTCATGGCTTGTGCATCTTCGGAAAGAGCAGTTACCCGGACGGAGGCAATCTCATCATAGCTTTGCCATTGATCGATGATGGCTTTTGTCTCTTCCTCGGTAAAAGCATCTTCACTGACAACCATCATTGTCGTCGGTGCCAGTTCTCCTTTGTCATACCTTGCCTCGACGATTTCATAACCCACTCGTGAAGGCAGGTCCTCAGGGAATTTTTTTACCGTATCGAATTCGAAGTCGAGATTGAAGACATTGAATGCTGTGAGAACTAAAAATGCTGCAACGATTCCGCCTGAGATTCCAGGTTTGTTGACCACGAACCTGGCGACCGGTCCCCAGATTCCATGCTTCACTTCGGTTTCCTGGCCGTATTTCGGTACCTTAGGCCAGAATGCTTTGCGGCCAAATAGGGTGAACAGCGCCGGCAGCAGGGTGACGGAAGCGATCATGATAAAGAACATGGCAGTCCCGAAGACGGGTGCGAAGTTCAGGTAATCGCGGAAATCGGCAAAGAATAAGACGAGCATCGCGGCGAGAACTGTGCCGCCTGCGAAAAACACAGGTTCAGCGGTTGCGCGCATCGCATATTTCATTGCTTCGTATTTGCTCTCATACTTGTTCAGTTCCTCGCGATATCGCGAGAAGACGAACAACGAGTAGTCAATGACCGCTGCAAAAAGCAGGATGCTCATAATCGATGAAGTCTGGCTGCTGACCTCCAGGCCGCTGGCTCCCATCAAGGCAACACTTTGATTGACGACCTGATAGACAATAACAGTCGCGAGCAGCGGGATGATTGCAAGCAGTGGCGAACGATAAATGACAATCAATAAGACCAATATAATCAGTACTGTTGCAATCAGCAGGACAAAGTCGGCTTGTTCAAACAGCTTGACGGTGTCACCGGCAATTCCGGCTGGACCGGTAATGTAAAACTCGGTGCTTTCAAGGCCTTCAGTAATTTCGTTGCCGGTTTCCAGAGCCTTGTCGTTGATTTCGGAATACTCGCTGTTTCCGAGCCCTTTTTCCAATTCCATCGGCACGATCACCGTCGAACCGTCTTCAGAGAGGAATCCTCCTAATGCTTGAGGAGGGAGGGCGCTAATATCAACGATGGTTTCGATTCCTTCGATATCCTCTGCGATGATGCCAGTGAGGATTTCGTTGACTTCCTCCAGATTGATATCTCCGTTTTTATTATGGAATACCAGGATTCCCGGTGTTCCTTGTTCATTCGGAAAAAGATTTTCCGTTTTTTTCTCAGCAATCATCGATTGTGCTTCATCAGGAAGCGATTGGAAGTTAGTTGTTTTGTATTCACTAAGCATTGGTCCTGCGCTCAGGCCAACCATGAGGGCCAGCCAGGCAATGATCGTGATCCACATTCCACGCTTTGTTGAAACCCAATCGGTAATGGGATACAACAGCTTTTTCACTAGTAAACCTCCCTAATTAAATTCCATTTTAATCTTACCACTCTATTTCTCGGAAAAAGTAGGCGTTTCTGTTAACAAATTTCAACGCATATAGTAGTCATACCATTTATCCCAATCCGAACCAAGGGAGTAGGTCACAGACTTGGACTCCAGCTTTGGACAGTCTTTGACGCAGCTGCCTCCGACAATGAACCTCAGAGATGGCTTCATTTTTAAAGTGGAAGAAATCCAGTCCTCCACCTTGCCAAGTGGATCGGGATTGGTCATCGATATGGCAACAACGCTGACGTCCTTCATTTTTATCAAATCTGCTAATCCCTCAAACGGCGTATTCGGGCCCAAGTAGATGACGTCATGGCCTTTCTTTTTTAAAAATAAACTAAAGACCATCAAGCCAATTTGATGCTGCTCTCCTTCTGGACAGAACGCCAGCACTTTCTGGAGTGCAGGATTGACAGGGAGAACCCTCAGGAATTGCGTGCAGCGGTTGATAATGAACTGTGAAGCAAAATGCTCTTGAGCTACGCTGATGGAACCATTCTCCCATTCATCGCCAATCTTATACAAAACCTGAACTAATATGTGGTGAAACACCTCTTCATAGTCGTACAGAGAAAAAGCAAGATCGGCAATTTGGTTTGCCTCCTGTGTATCAAGGTTGACCAGGCCTTCGTAAAGCTTTTCCTGCAGTTCGCCGTACTTGTTACTCTGTGATGGAGGCGGGGCAGGGGCCGGAGGGGATGACTGCAGCAGCCTGACTGCGTCACTGATCTTCATGTTCTTTTCGTGTACTTGGGCCTTGATCCACTTGAGTGTTTCCATATCCTTTTCGCTATATAAACGATGGCCGCCCTCGGTCCTGGTAGGGGCTACGACATTGTAGCGATTTTCCCATGCCCTGATCGTGACGGCGGGTATATCCAATTTTTCAGATACTTGTTTGATACTATACATTTCCTCACCTCCACTCTTCATTATAGATAAGTTATACAAAAATTACACAACTAAAATGCTGTTAAATCAACATTTAATTATTATTTTATAAAATGTTTGCTAAATTTGTATAGGTTTTGTATAATTAATCTCGAAAGGTTATACAAAAATTATACATTGGGTGGTGTCGTTATGAAAACTTTGAATTTGGTATCATTAGTATTGCTTATTGTCGGCGGTTTGAATTGGCTTTTAGTTGGTTTGTTTGAATGGGATTTGGTCGGCGGTCTCTTCGGCGGCATGGACAGTCCAATTGCTAAAGTGGTCTATATCCTTGTAGGGCTCGCTGCTATTTACAGCATCACGCTTTTATCAAAAGTGAATAAATAGGGGAAAGGGCGTACAGAAACTTATCTGTACGCCTTTTGCATGCATCTTGAATAAACGCCCCGATATCGCTATTCTATAAGAAGAATTCGTCAAAACAGGGGGATCCATCCATGGACAAAAAAGAAATTGAATATAAAATCGTCGAACTGAAGGACGAATATCTGCAGCTCCAGCATAATCTCGAAAAATTGGAATCTGTCAAAGGCAATCTGCATCCGCTGGAAAAGCGGCTGTCTGCCATTGAAGAGGAGCTAAGCTCTTTAAATACAATGCTGCGTGATTTGTAGGAAACAAGTCTATTCTGAAAAGGGGTCAGCCTTTCTTTTTCCCATAGGCCATAGCTTTAGGCACTTTTAATCAAACGTTTGATTAATAAGCCTTTTTCAATGAAAAGACTAGGAGAAGAGTGTAAAAAACAAAAGGCATGAGCCAGGTCATATCCCTGGCTCATGCCTATTAAAATCTTGAATCTATCAATTTACTTCTACTTTACGGCCTTCGCGAGCAGAGGTCCTGACTGCGTCCAATACTTTTTGGGTGGAATGCCCATGCTCGAAATCGGCGAGGTAGGGATGCTTGGTTCCGGAGACGAGCGTTTCATGGAGCGCATCCAAAGCTCTTTGGAAGCCGTTATAGTACCGTGCTGCGACTGGCGGCATAGTGGAAGGTGCTTCGAGATCGTCTGCCAGTTCGACTTCTTCAAGTGCTGAATTTCCTTCAGAAAGCAGGACTTTATTGTCATCCAGCATCACAAGTGTGCCTTCCGTTCCGTAAATCTCCAGACGCCATGTATGCTCCGTCTGCCGTGCGGCAGAAATTAATTCGAGCGTGACGGTTGCCCCGTTTTCCAGAGAACCGATTATCTGGAAAGCATCGTCGGCTGTCCGGTGTTCTGTGTTCCCGTTATCATCAGTCCGAGTAGGGATATGAATTGGCAGCTGGGCAAAAACTTCTTTAAAAGTGCTGTCCATCCACCAATGAAGAGCATCCGTCATATGGGAGCCGATTGCGCCAAGCATTCCGCCGCCCTTTTCTTCCTGTCCCAGCCAGCCGCGGGGTTTTGAAATAAGTCCGGTATAGCTGGCAAATGCGCATTGGTAACGGACATGTAAAATCTCCCCGAGCTTTCCGCTCTCAATGATTTCTTTTACCTTTGTCCGAGCAGGCAGGAAGCGGAATTCATGGTTGATCAGCCCGAATTTCTTTGTCTTGTCCCGCTCTGTGATCATTTCTTCTGTTTCAGCGATATTCAAAGCCATTGGTTTTTCACAGACAACATGTACGCCCTTCTCGAAAGCGGCGGCAACCATTTCCTTATGTAAATGCACGGCAGAAGCAACGACCACTAAGTCGAGATTTTCCTGTTCAAGCATCTGGCGCCAGTCTGTATAAATGTTTTCAATTCCGCTGGCCTCCTGTGCTTCCTCAATATTTCCCCTTGAAACACTCGAGACTGCCACAACCTCGAATCCATCATGGTGATCCATCATTGGTGAATGTACCTTTGCGCCAAAACCGGTGCCGATTATACCCACTCTAAACCTTTCCAAAAATACCACCCCTGTCCAGAGTTTAATTTAATAGTAAATCCGCGAGGGAGGAATGTAAATCAATATAGTATAATGATGGAAAAACAATTTGAGGCGGGAGTCGCAATGAATATTGGGGATTTATTGTTTCAGCTTATTTTTTTTATTTTACTAATCGGTATTTTCGCTGCAGTTTTTTACGTTGTCACATCACTTATCAAAAAGAAACCTGACAATTCTAAGAGCGTAGAACAAAAGCTGGACCGAATAATTGAGCTGCTTGAAAAGAACAATAAAGAGTAAAACAAGTCGCTTGCTACATGCTATAATAGGAACTTAGGTTTATACGAAATACACATCATTGCACGGATGCCTGAAAAGCCTCCGCCTGGCGATTATATATGGAGGACTGAAAGATGAATAAGCGATGGACGATCGAAAAAATCAAAGAGTTTGTGGAGAAAAATTCAGAGAGTAAGCTGTTGACGACAGAGTACCAAGGTTTTTCGCAAAAATTACTTTTCAAATGTGAATGCGGCAACAACTTCGAAAAAACTTTCAAGAAATTCAAGGACAATCATCAGCGCAAATGCGAAGTGTGCCAGCCGCCGAAAGCTTCGCGGTAGCGCGAGCCGGTGTACGGCGATCGAGGCGGCTTTTTTCAATAGGAAACAATCAAAAGAAGCGTTAATCTTTAGGAGGATTCACGCTTCTTTTTGTTGAAGTAAAACAAAGATCATCTTTCAGGAGCAACGAGAATGAAGAGATATATGCTGAAAAAGAATTTCAGGGGTTTGAAGAAAGGAACACAATTCTATTTGATTGTTGAGTCAGAATTCATCGGTGTTAGAGAGTATGTGCTGCGAACGAAGGACTTGTCGACCAGGATTGCGATCAGCGAGAGTGAACTGCGCGTGAATTTTATTTTATTGAATTAGGGAGGGAAATTCTATTGCAGTTCACATCGATAGTCGTCTTTGCGATAGTCTGGGGCGGTTTGATGATCTATTTCCTGACACCTTTTCACGGTAAAATTGTTAGAAACCCTCATGACAGGTTCACCAAAGCATTACAGGTAAGCCTGGCCAGGCTGATTTTGCATAAAAAAGCCATTCTTGCTTTCCTATTATTATTGGTTACATTAATGAGCATAAGGTCATATGTTATTTCGGCTGAGGAGTATGACAGGCTCCACGCCATTAATAGGGAAACAGGAGATCCTATCTTTTATATGAGCGGTGTGGTCGTGTATTTCGCAATATTGTACCTCTTTTTAGCGGTAAGATGGGCTCTGAAATCTTCGAAGTGAATGGAGAGAATGGTTGTGAAGGAGACTATTTTAAAATCCCTGGCAAAAATAGAAGAAGATTTCGATGTAAAAATCCTATATGCGGTCGAATCCGGCAGCAGGGCATGGGGGTTTCCGTCGAAGGACAGCGATTATGACGTCCGTTTCATCTATGTACATAAGAAAGAAGATTATCTGACGATCGACCAGATGGGAATTGGCAAGAAAAGAGATGTGATCGAACTGCCGCTTAATGATTTGCTTGATATAACTGGCTGGGAATTGACCAAGGCTTTGAAGTTATTCCGAAAATCGAACCCGCCGCTGATGGAATGGCTCCGTTCGCAGATTGTATACTACCAGGCTTTCTCGACCATTGACCAGATGAAGGATCTCAGCAAACAGGTTTTCGCTCCGCACTCCTGTCTGCATCATTATTTGAATATGGCGAGCAATAACTTCAGGAAATGCTTGCAGGAAGGTCCAATCAAGATTAAGAACTATATCAATGTGCTAAGGCCGATCCTGGCTGCTAAATGGATCGAGAAATACAATGAGTTTCCGCCGCTGGAGTTTCCGAAGCTATTGGAGGACTTGCTGCCGGAAGGTGAATTGAAGAGGGAGGTCCACACTTTGTTGAAAAAGAAAATCAGCGGGGATGAGCTGGACTATGAACCGAAAATTGAAGTCATCAACCAATTCCTGAACGCGGATATCGTACGCCTGAAAGAATATACATCAACAATAAATGTGGATTTGCCGGATTTTACACCTCAGCTGGACCAGCTGTTTAGGAATACTTTAGAAGAAGTTTGGAATGAAAGAATTTGATAAGGGGGGACATCAATATGGCAAAGGAAAATAAAGAGCTGACAAGCGAACAGCAGAAGGAACTACTTGGAACTTTGATAGCCCGTTTTGAGAAAAATATGAACAGACATGAAGGACTTGATTGGGCTGACGTGGTAGCAAAGCTCGAAAACAATCCTGATAAATTATGGTCGCTCAATGAAATGGAGGCAACCGGAGGAGAGCCAGACGTTGTTGGCTTTGATTCAGAGACCGGTGAATATATTTTTTATGATTGTGCGGCGGAAAGCCCTAAAGGCCGCAGAAGTGTTTGTTACGACCGTGAAGCACTGGAGTCAAGGAAGAAACACAAGCCAGAAAATAGCGTGATGGATATGGCGAATGCAATGGGCATTGAGCTTTTAACGGAGGAACAGTATCGCGAGCTGCAGGAACTTGGGAAGTTCGATTTGAAGACGTCGAGCTGGGTGCAAACTCCTGAGAATATTAGAAAGCTTGGTGGCGCGCTATTTTGTGACCGCCGTTATGATACTGTTTTTGTCTACCATAACGGAGCCGATTCCTATTATGCAGCAAGAGGTTTCCGGGGCGCGCTGAGGGTCTGAAACTGTAAAAATATATAATTTAATAAAATCTGCCTATTGTTAATCCAATATGGTATACTGACTTTAAACCTTTTAAGCTTTAGATCTTTTTACATTACCGGTTCCATCTCCCTGCTCAAATCTTGAGCAGGGTTTTTTTATTGAGAATTAAATTAGGGAATATAAAAAAAACAGGCTCTATAGAGAGCCTGTTTTAAATAATCGATTTAAGATTAAGCTTTTTGAACGTTAGCAGCTTGAGCTCCACGAGCACCTTGCTCAACGTCAAAAGTAACTTTTTGACCTTCGTCTAAAGATTTGAAACCTTCACTTTGGATAGCAGAGAAGTGTACGAATACGTCGTCTCCACCTTCGCGCTCGATGAATCCGAAGCCTTTTTCTGCATTAAACCATTTAACTGTACCTTGTTCCATTTTTGTTGCCTCCTAGTGCGCTATCGCACAACGTATTACTATCCTTGCCCAAAGTGATCATCAAGACGAAAAGTTGATACTTATACTATCCTTTACACCGAACAAAAATAATTCTTATTCATCATAACAAGAAACGTAAGATAAAGCAAATCGACACGACGGTAACTAAAATTATCTTTCTGTGTTTTACCTATCCTCCTCTCGGGAAGATGAAACTATTAGTTGATATTGATAGGAGGACTCGGAAATGGCTAAAACGATTTTTATTACGGGTGCAGGCAGCGGGCTTGGTCGTGGGGCTTCTCTTGGGCTTGCGAAGAAGGGGCACCGGGTGATTGCGACGACTGAGCTGACTTCCCAGAAGACGGATCTGATGCGGGAGGCGGAGGAGCAGGGTCTTGATATGGAAGTGTTCAAGCTTGATATAACAAATGAACGGGATCGTGAACAAATTCAAAAGTATGATTTTGATGTGTTTGTTGCCAATGCGGCGATCAATGAAGGCGGGCCGCTGGCTGAGGTGCCGATGGACCGGATCCGCGCGCTATTCGAAGTGAATGTTTTCTCTACTTTGGAAACTGTGCAAATCGCAGCACGGAAGCTAGTGGAAAAAGGAAGCGGAAAAATCATCTTCATGAGCTCGATGGCAGGTATTTCAGCAACACCATATGTTGGGCCATATACGGCAACGAAGCATGCAATCGAGGGAATCGCCCAAACAATGAAGTCGGAGCT
The window above is part of the Mesobacillus jeotgali genome. Proteins encoded here:
- a CDS encoding MMPL family transporter, which gives rise to MKKLLYPITDWVSTKRGMWITIIAWLALMVGLSAGPMLSEYKTTNFQSLPDEAQSMIAEKKTENLFPNEQGTPGILVFHNKNGDINLEEVNEILTGIIAEDIEGIETIVDISALPPQALGGFLSEDGSTVIVPMELEKGLGNSEYSEINDKALETGNEITEGLESTEFYITGPAGIAGDTVKLFEQADFVLLIATVLIILVLLIVIYRSPLLAIIPLLATVIVYQVVNQSVALMGASGLEVSSQTSSIMSILLFAAVIDYSLFVFSRYREELNKYESKYEAMKYAMRATAEPVFFAGGTVLAAMLVLFFADFRDYLNFAPVFGTAMFFIMIASVTLLPALFTLFGRKAFWPKVPKYGQETEVKHGIWGPVARFVVNKPGISGGIVAAFLVLTAFNVFNLDFEFDTVKKFPEDLPSRVGYEIVEARYDKGELAPTTMMVVSEDAFTEEETKAIIDQWQSYDEIASVRVTALSEDAQAMKLSVALSMNPYSTRAIDFIGDLRSETPELLEELSIDGEAYYSGVTAKLLDEREINNRDIVKIVLLETVLILILLYALTRAVKMSIYMMGTILLSYLSALGLGIFLVDVLFGFEALSSRVPVYAFIFLVALGIDYNIILASRFIEERKSHKVKEALEIAIRNTGGVISSAGVILAATFAALTTMPIADLFVFGFIVAVGILIDTFLVRGMLLPALILFFEKDKEPAAVQGK
- a CDS encoding MerR family transcriptional regulator, whose product is MYSIKQVSEKLDIPAVTIRAWENRYNVVAPTRTEGGHRLYSEKDMETLKWIKAQVHEKNMKISDAVRLLQSSPPAPAPPPSQSNKYGELQEKLYEGLVNLDTQEANQIADLAFSLYDYEEVFHHILVQVLYKIGDEWENGSISVAQEHFASQFIINRCTQFLRVLPVNPALQKVLAFCPEGEQHQIGLMVFSLFLKKKGHDVIYLGPNTPFEGLADLIKMKDVSVVAISMTNPDPLGKVEDWISSTLKMKPSLRFIVGGSCVKDCPKLESKSVTYSLGSDWDKWYDYYMR
- a CDS encoding DUF378 domain-containing protein codes for the protein MKTLNLVSLVLLIVGGLNWLLVGLFEWDLVGGLFGGMDSPIAKVVYILVGLAAIYSITLLSKVNK
- a CDS encoding SE1832 family protein; the encoded protein is MDKKEIEYKIVELKDEYLQLQHNLEKLESVKGNLHPLEKRLSAIEEELSSLNTMLRDL
- a CDS encoding Gfo/Idh/MocA family oxidoreductase; the protein is MERFRVGIIGTGFGAKVHSPMMDHHDGFEVVAVSSVSRGNIEEAQEASGIENIYTDWRQMLEQENLDLVVVASAVHLHKEMVAAAFEKGVHVVCEKPMALNIAETEEMITERDKTKKFGLINHEFRFLPARTKVKEIIESGKLGEILHVRYQCAFASYTGLISKPRGWLGQEEKGGGMLGAIGSHMTDALHWWMDSTFKEVFAQLPIHIPTRTDDNGNTEHRTADDAFQIIGSLENGATVTLELISAARQTEHTWRLEIYGTEGTLVMLDDNKVLLSEGNSALEEVELADDLEAPSTMPPVAARYYNGFQRALDALHETLVSGTKHPYLADFEHGHSTQKVLDAVRTSAREGRKVEVN
- a CDS encoding DUF4083 family protein, coding for MNIGDLLFQLIFFILLIGIFAAVFYVVTSLIKKKPDNSKSVEQKLDRIIELLEKNNKE
- a CDS encoding nucleotidyltransferase domain-containing protein, with translation MKETILKSLAKIEEDFDVKILYAVESGSRAWGFPSKDSDYDVRFIYVHKKEDYLTIDQMGIGKKRDVIELPLNDLLDITGWELTKALKLFRKSNPPLMEWLRSQIVYYQAFSTIDQMKDLSKQVFAPHSCLHHYLNMASNNFRKCLQEGPIKIKNYINVLRPILAAKWIEKYNEFPPLEFPKLLEDLLPEGELKREVHTLLKKKISGDELDYEPKIEVINQFLNADIVRLKEYTSTINVDLPDFTPQLDQLFRNTLEEVWNERI
- a CDS encoding DUF4256 domain-containing protein — encoded protein: MAKENKELTSEQQKELLGTLIARFEKNMNRHEGLDWADVVAKLENNPDKLWSLNEMEATGGEPDVVGFDSETGEYIFYDCAAESPKGRRSVCYDREALESRKKHKPENSVMDMANAMGIELLTEEQYRELQELGKFDLKTSSWVQTPENIRKLGGALFCDRRYDTVFVYHNGADSYYAARGFRGALRV
- the cspC gene encoding cold shock protein CspC, with the protein product MEQGTVKWFNAEKGFGFIEREGGDDVFVHFSAIQSEGFKSLDEGQKVTFDVEQGARGAQAANVQKA
- a CDS encoding SDR family oxidoreductase, which encodes MAKTIFITGAGSGLGRGASLGLAKKGHRVIATTELTSQKTDLMREAEEQGLDMEVFKLDITNERDREQIQKYDFDVFVANAAINEGGPLAEVPMDRIRALFEVNVFSTLETVQIAARKLVEKGSGKIIFMSSMAGISATPYVGPYTATKHAIEGIAQTMKSELEKHNVKVATINPGAFETGFNKRAAEEKWKWYDEEKNFTRKEDMEKQEEALKDQFDPKDMIAKMVEIIPADQHKFRTVYPEETEKQLKKTQEKRWTMEI